The genomic stretch CTTGCGGAGATGGCGCAGCATATCCAGAATCTCGTTGCGCGATTTAAGATTTAAAGCCGTTTAGAGTTGAAGAGGTCACCTACTACACATATATAGAAGCAGGAATCCATTTCAATATTAGGTAAGGTAAAAATACCGCGTATGTTAGAAATACTGATCTCAAGGTTAACTAATCTACAATCTAGGAAGGCACTAAAACTCTCCACATTCCTCATTTTAGGGGTCTTGGCCGTAATTAGTTACTGGACACGTGGACCCTACTTAAACATTGCGATAGACTTCCTCTTCTTTATACCGATCATGCTTGCAAGCGTTATCTCGCAGCTCTTTGGACTTGGAGTAGCGGGCATAATTACCTTATTAAGGTTTATAGCCAGCCCAATACTGGTCCACACCTTTGACATGCCATCGGATATGATAACTTTTAGGCATGTTATAGTTATATTGCTTGCATATGGCTCTTACTCCTTTGCGGTGCTTGTGATAAACCGACTTATACAACTGTACAGGATAGCGAGCCAACAAGAAGAGAAACTTGAGGATACTTTTTTGGCGGTGGTCATGGCCCTGAGCAAGGCCCTTGATGCCCGCGACCACTATACCGCAGAGCACTCGAGAAAGGTAGCTGAATATGCAAGGGCCATTGCGGAGACAATGAGGCTTTCCCCCTCTCAGCAAAAGGCCATCTACCTCGCAGGGCTCCTCCATGACGTGGGGAAGATCGGGATTCCTGGATCTTACCTCAACAAACCAGGCAAACTTTCAAGCCAGGAGTGGGTGGAAATACAAAGGCATCCTCTCTTGGGTTATGAGATCATCCAGGACATTCCGGGGCTTCAGAGTATTGCCCGCATGGTTCTGCACCATCACGAGCGGTTTGACGGCCAGGGTTATCCTCACAAAATCACTGATGGGGACATACCGCTTGGGGCGAGGATCCTGTGCGTAGCCGACAGCTTTGACGCCATGACCTCGGAACGGATATACAAGCCAACTATGCCGAAGGAGGTGGCCATTATGGAACTTGAAAAATGCGCGGGCACTCAATTTGATCCTGAGGTTGTGGAGGCATTCTGCCGTTGCCTGAAAGAGCAGGCCCCAAAGGTCACCCCTCGGTCAACCAAGGTCTCTGAACCTATAGCGATGGGTTCCCTTGGGAGATAGGCAGTAGTAAATGATTTACAAAGAAGTGGCTTTCGATGTTTATGCTTACGAAAATGGAAAACCAAGCTTCCGCCACTGGACATCTGGCGCGCCTTACACGCGCTATGATCTGGCTTGTATGCCTTTGCCTTTATGTCATTCCTGTATGGAAGGAGCTTGTAGAGGTCGGCAAAGAGAACTTTGAAAATGCGGTCTGGTATGCCTACTTCCTACCCGCGATTCTCCTAGCCTATTACTATGGGTTTAAGGGCAGCGTACTCAACGCCATTATCAGCGCGGCTGTTGCCTTCCTTGCAGAGAATGAAAAGAGAAGACTCTCGATAAGTCTTGGAAGGGTTGGGGTTGAAGATACCTTCTTGATGATCGGGTTTACGATTTTAGCCTCGCTTTGCGTTGGGTTTATGGCAGAGAAATTAAGAAGGCGGGAACGGGAGCTGCGGATAACCTATGAGGGCGCTATAAAGGACAGCTTAACCGGTCTTTACAACCATGGATACTTCAAAGAACGACTACAATTCGAACTTGAGAGGGCAAAAGCGGGCTCCCGATATCTCTCACTGCTTTTCATAGATGCGGATGACTTCAAGAATATAAATGACACCTATGGCCATTCAGAGGGGGATCGGGTATTGCTTCTCCTAGTAGAGGCCATGAGGGCTAACCTGAGGGAGGAAGATCTCTTGGCCCGATACGGTGGGGATGAATTCGTGGTGATACTTCCCGATATGGATAAGGAAAGGGCGTGTGCTGTTGGTGAGAGGCTGAGATCCGCCGTGGCATCGACTCCATTTCCGTACGAGAGGCTCAGCATATCGATTGGAGTGGCAACGTTTCCTGAAGATGCCGACAGCCCTTCCGGCCTGATACAAATGGCCGATGACGCGCTCAGGAGGGCAAAGCAGCAAGGTAAGGACAGGGTAGGGGTAGCCTCACGATAAAGGAGCTGCCCTTGCCAGGTTCGCTC from Bacillota bacterium encodes the following:
- a CDS encoding HD-GYP domain-containing protein gives rise to the protein MALSKALDARDHYTAEHSRKVAEYARAIAETMRLSPSQQKAIYLAGLLHDVGKIGIPGSYLNKPGKLSSQEWVEIQRHPLLGYEIIQDIPGLQSIARMVLHHHERFDGQGYPHKITDGDIPLGARILCVADSFDAMTSERIYKPTMPKEVAIMELEKCAGTQFDPEVVEAFCRCLKEQAPKVTPRSTKVSEPIAMGSLGR
- a CDS encoding diguanylate cyclase, whose product is MIWLVCLCLYVIPVWKELVEVGKENFENAVWYAYFLPAILLAYYYGFKGSVLNAIISAAVAFLAENEKRRLSISLGRVGVEDTFLMIGFTILASLCVGFMAEKLRRRERELRITYEGAIKDSLTGLYNHGYFKERLQFELERAKAGSRYLSLLFIDADDFKNINDTYGHSEGDRVLLLLVEAMRANLREEDLLARYGGDEFVVILPDMDKERACAVGERLRSAVASTPFPYERLSISIGVATFPEDADSPSGLIQMADDALRRAKQQGKDRVGVASR